The region TCCTGACTTCCGATCCATCGGCAGTTTCTTGGGGATCAAATCGTCTTGATGTGTTTGCGCGTGGAACTGACAATGCCCTCTGGCATAAATGGTTATCGGGGGGAACGTGGTCTGCGTGGGAATCTTTGGGAGGAGCGCTGACTTCTTCGCCAGGTTCGTCTTCCTGGGGTTCAGGCCAACTGGATGTTTTTGTTCGAGGCACTGACAACACTCTTTACTATCGTCGTTACTTCGGCGGCTCTTGGAACGCCTGGAGTTCACTAGGGGGAGTTTTGTCTTCCGGTCCATCCGCAACGTCATCAGGTAACAAAAGAACCTTGGTGTTCGTCAAGGGAACCGACAACGCCATTTGGTATCGCACGTATAAGGAATAGTTTTTGATCCAAGCGAATGCGCGTTTAGCGCGTATTCGCTTTTTTTTCCTCAGCGGATCTGTCTTGCTTATTGAGCAAAAATTTGTGTCGGACTTGATAGGTGGACTTGAGCTGTGACGGCGCATAGGCTTCTAGTAAAATGCCGTTATGCTTGGTTTGTAGAATACGTTTTTGCTCGCTGATGGCTGGGTAAATACCGGTTTTCTTTTTCTTCCAATCTAACCAAGCGTGAATCAACAAGATTTGAAAGGCAGGGCCAATAAAGATATTACGGCGGATCCCATCCACAGCATGAACTTTCGCATAGGGGACTGATCGACATATTTCATACATAAATGAACTTAAATTTATACTTTGCGTGAAATTGCAGGTTGATGTTTTGATGTGGGACGTTTAGGGACTCCATCGTCAACGGATTGGACAGCTAAGAACTCTTTGCAAATTACTGGGAACGTAAGGAATGTCCTTGGGAGATGGGATATATTTGCCGCTCTAAATACGTCTTATAAGGTGTTTTATGAAACTTAACTTGCTATCCGCGATTCTTGTTTTGGGTATCAGTTCTTCAGCACTCGCTAAATCGGGTGCTGAGCAATTCGTTTCTAATTACGCAAAACTGCCAAAGTCTTACGATGCTGTTCAGTTCGAGGGGAAAGCTCTCAGCGGTTTTCAGGGCAGATGCGTGCTAGCGATTACTGCAGGTTATATGAATGACGGAATGAAGTATTTGTCTTTGATGAATGATGTTGGCGAAACAATGTTCGTAAGTATCGATTCAAAGAAAGCTTACCCAGGTAACGTCATTAAAATCTCACAACGTGACGAAGAAGTTGACGAGTTCAATCATCACTATCCAATCGTTTACTCTTTGAAATTGGAAGTAGACGATGGCGGTAAACCGTTGCGCGCCAAGGGTAAAATCGATCGTCGATTCCCTTACCGCGACACGAATATCTCGTGCTCATTCAACTAACCGCGATTACTCGAATTGTTGCTGTCCCGATGAGTTGAATTTTTGAACGTTCTTACCGACGGCATCGGCAACATACACGTTACCCTCAATATCGCCAGTTATCCCAAACGGCAGCTTTAGAATTAATCCATAAGACATGCCTGATTGTCCATAGCGACCCACGGGTGTCCCGGCGTTATCGAATTTTACGAGCTCTTTCGTTGGAGCGTAATCTGTTACGTAAAGATGTCCATCGCCATCTTGCCACATGCCAAAAGACGAAGTGATGCTTCCCGGAGCTCCTGAGGTATCATACTGTTGCGCGTGCATGTTACCGGCATTGTTTAAACGGATAAGCCCCGAATCAAAAACGACGATGTTAGAGCCGTCCGGACTTACAGAAATCACCGTAGGCGCAGTTAAAAGGCCCGTTGCTAAGTCTCCTCCAATTTGGGAGCCATCAGTAGAAACCTTTTTAATAGTCACGTTACTACCATTTTTATCCACGATATAAAGAACATCATTTTCGTCGATAGCGATCGAAAGCGGGTTAGTAACTAGAGTCGATGCGAAGTTTGGTATTTCTACGCCATCATGGTTGTACTTTTTTAATGTGAAGACCTGGGTGTCTGTTGTCAGCAGTGTATATATAGACCCTTTTGAATCGACGACTATTGAAAGGGGAATCTTTCCACCCGTATTAATAGTCATGGTGATATTGGCATTAGCGTCTGATCTTACAATGTCACCGGTCATCTGACCGACCAACATTTTACCATTGCCCTCAAGTGCAATGCTTGTTGGAAATGCGAACGTTGGCGAGCCCGCTTTCACAACGGAAACGAAGGTGCTATCGGGTTTAATTTCGATGATGGCCTGCTGATTGTTGATAAAAAGATTCCCGTTGCTTCCAAAATGTAAATCCAAGGGGGAGTTCAAAGGGTCTGATGTGCTTGCGCCATTGTACGTCCATACATGTGTATTGCTAGGGCTGATTTTATGTATCTTGCTCGATATTCCGTCTACAACATAAAGGTTTGCACCGGAATCGACGGCGATTTTTCCGGCCAATTCAAAGTTGCTGCCCACACCCGAGGTCACGCCGTCAAAAGTGGATGTATAGGAACCTGCGGAAGTAAACTTCTGAACCCGTCCGTTACTTTCGCGAATATATATATTGCGAGAACCATCGACAGCGATTCCAAGAATCATATTGTCAATTTCGCCATTGTTGGTACCTTGACTTCCGAAAGTCGAGATAAAGCTGCCAGTAGTCGTATCAAACCTTTGCACACGACAGTTGTAAACATCAGCAACAAGGAAAGTTCCATTTGAATCAATAATAATATCCCCGGGAGTATTGAATTCCCCATTGCCGGTACCTGTGGCGTTACCCACTGTAAATATAAGTTGCCCCAAGGAGTTGTATTTCACGACTTTTTGAATATCCGTTGGGCTTGTTGAAGACAATGAGACATAAAGATTGTTTTGGGAATCCAGGGCAATTTGCTTGATATGAGTTGCTGCCGTGCTGGGAATAAGACATTTTTTAAAAGTACCGTCTGATTTAACATAGGCAATCGGGCAGTCATCATTAAAAGCTGTTGCGATGACATATGTGCCGTCAGAAGTAATGGCAAAAGAGCTTGACGCCAAGTTAAGCACGTCGAACTTTGCTACCCCTAATGGAAAGATCCCTTTAGCGACGTTCGTTCCCACAGAGAGTGATTGTGATTGTTTCTTACCTAAAACCGAAACGTCTAGGCTGCAGGCAGTTAGACATAGCAAAACAGATGATACTAATGTGAGTTTCAAAAACGATCCCATGATAAACCCTCAATGTTACCTATGGTGTACTCATCGGAATTCATGGGTCAGAGCTTTCGTGTTTTCATAAAGAACAGAACTACTTAGCGCCCCTTTCTCTTATTGAGAAGGCTACATTATGGACCCGCAATAAAGTTTGTCTTTTCTTGCGATAATGCGAGTTCCTATCGCGCGACCTAGACCTTTGGCTTGAAATTACTCTTCCAAATCGCTTGTGCTTCATTATACGCGAAAGCCGGCCTAAAGTACTGGCATCGAAGAGGTGTTTTATGGGATCAATCGTAGCATTCATTAATCAAAAAGGCGGCGTCGCTAAAACTACGACAGCAATCAATGTTGCTGCACAATGGGCTCACAACGGCAAAAAAGTTTTGCTGGTGGATTTGGACCCGCAATCTTCTGCAACTCGTTCTATCTTTGGTGACATGGATTTTGAAAACACGATTTACGATGTTTTGACGGGCGAGTTGAATGCTCAAGACGCTGTTGTGAAATCAGAAACTTTCGGCTTCGACGTAATCCCATCCGAGATCATGCTTTCCGGAATCGAAATCATTTTAGCTTCAAAATTCGGTCGCGAGAGCATTTTGAAACGTGGCCTTGCAGAGATCAAAGATGACTATGACATCATCGTGATTGATTGTTCTCCATCATTGGGTCTTTTGACCGTGAATGCCCTGATCGCTTCTAAAGACATCGTGATTCCGATTTGCCCAGAGTATTTCTCGTTAAAAGGTATCGAGTTGATCCTTGAGACTTTGAAAAATATCCACCAAGGCTTGGGTCATAAAATTGACGTGCGCGGAATTATCATTTCTAAATACCGCAATCGTAAGATCGTGGAAAAAGTTATCAACGACCTTCGCACGAACTACACAATTCCTGTGTTTAACAACTACATCCCAGATTCGATCGTAGTTGAAGAAGCGCATCACAATCATAAGCCGATGCTTCAATACTCCCCAAGAAATCCTGCCGGTCAGGCGCTTGCTAATCTTGCTGTGGAAATGTGGGCGTAGGCAGTCTTAATCCCTTATTCGTAGACTCAACAAAACCCATTGGTGATAAAGTCGTCACCAATGTGGAATTGTTGTCCGTTGTTTTACACGACGGTGATTCGGTATTTTTTGAAGTCAGCGACGAATACGGCTTTCAGCAACGCTTCGCTTTAAAAGCTGTTGAAACTAAAAAGTCAGTGAAATACACAGCCGAAGTTTGGTTGAAATACCAGCACGAGATCCAATACCGATTCGTGATGGTGAACGCCGGTGAGGAAGTCTATGCTTCAGCAACTCAAACGGCTCGCGCGGGTCATATCATCTCTGACAAGTGGGCTCCGACATTTAAGCCTGACACGGTTCGCGAGAAAAAAGCGAAGCGTCCTCAACAACCACGGGGCGAGGCCGCTGCCGCAGCCGTTCGCGAAGCTAAAGCTCAGCGCGAAGCAAAGTTTAAGCCTTTGGGACAACCTAATATGTTGTCCCAGATAAAGTCATTAATAGACGACTTGCTTTAATAGCTGAGGCTTTTTAAGCCTCATTGTTTTTTGCACCATTGACGATGCTTTGAAGATTTAACACCATCGCTTGCAACATAGCTGCTTGGGCAGACATCTCTTCGGCGGAAGCAGCGATCTCTTCTGCTGAAGCGGCATTTTGTTGTGTTGATGCATCCAAGTTCTGCATGGCCTTACTGATTTGAGTAATGCCGGTAGCTTGTTCTTCACTGGCAAGTGCAATTTCATCATTGATTGTGGCTGACTTTTCGATGGATAGAACAAGATCCGACAAAGCAACTGCCATATCGCTGGCAAGTTTGCTTCCTATCTGAGTTTTGTCTGCGCTGTCACGAATCAACTCCGAAATATCCTTGGCGGCAGTGGCACTTTTTTGTGCCAAGTTTCTGACGGCATCTGCCACGACGGCAAAACCTTTACCGTGATCTCCAGCTCTGGCGGCCTCTACGGCTGCATTCAGTGCCAGCAAATTGATTTGGAAAGAAATGTCGTCAATTACGCCGATGATGTCCTCAACCTTTTTGGCGCTGTTAGAAATTTCATTCATGGATTCGATCAAGCGTTTCATTCCCTCATTGCCTGACGCTGCACTTGTAGAACCTGTTTTAGCTAGCTGAGCGGCATTTCGTGCATTCTTGGCATTGTTGTTGACGACGCTGGTTAGTTCCTCAAGTGCTGCCACGGTTTCTTCAAGTGAACTTGCTGATTCAGTCGTGCCTGATGAAACTTGCTGACTTGCTGACGATAGCTGTGTGCTCGCGGAAGCAGTTTGTGCGCTCGCTCCACTTAGTTCAGAAGCCACATTGATAAGCGAACTAGAAATTCTTTTAGCTAGGAAAAGGCCTATGCCGACACTTAAAACTAATGATACCCCCATTCCAGTCCACGTAATATTTGAGAGCTTGGAAAACAAAGATGCTGCATCTTTGTTAGTATTGTCTGCAAGTTCTACGTTGAGGTTTACAAGGTCAGATAAAAGATCGTCGACTATTTTGAATGAGGCCGAAAGTTCGCTGTTAATAAGCTTTTCAGCATCTGCTTTGTTGCCATTCTGAATACTATGAATCACCGCTAAAGCTACTTTTTCATACACAGGCCATGCCGCATCGAATTTTTTTAGAAGGTCCACTTCTCGGTCGGTTAGGAATGTTTTGCGATACTTATCCAACAGGGCATTTATTTTTGTTTTGTATACTTCAATGGCTTTGACAG is a window of Bdellovibrio sp. SKB1291214 DNA encoding:
- a CDS encoding ParA family protein, translating into MGSIVAFINQKGGVAKTTTAINVAAQWAHNGKKVLLVDLDPQSSATRSIFGDMDFENTIYDVLTGELNAQDAVVKSETFGFDVIPSEIMLSGIEIILASKFGRESILKRGLAEIKDDYDIIVIDCSPSLGLLTVNALIASKDIVIPICPEYFSLKGIELILETLKNIHQGLGHKIDVRGIIISKYRNRKIVEKVINDLRTNYTIPVFNNYIPDSIVVEEAHHNHKPMLQYSPRNPAGQALANLAVEMWA
- a CDS encoding methyl-accepting chemotaxis protein, translated to MLNGLRLSTKLILSFIFISIFVVAMGAIGLYAGKQLFTSIQNMNDNNLIPMTDLSNANMNAIYHNRELYDLVLSRDSKEIDESVKAIEVYKTKINALLDKYRKTFLTDREVDLLKKFDAAWPVYEKVALAVIHSIQNGNKADAEKLINSELSASFKIVDDLLSDLVNLNVELADNTNKDAASLFSKLSNITWTGMGVSLVLSVGIGLFLAKRISSSLINVASELSGASAQTASASTQLSSASQQVSSGTTESASSLEETVAALEELTSVVNNNAKNARNAAQLAKTGSTSAASGNEGMKRLIESMNEISNSAKKVEDIIGVIDDISFQINLLALNAAVEAARAGDHGKGFAVVADAVRNLAQKSATAAKDISELIRDSADKTQIGSKLASDMAVALSDLVLSIEKSATINDEIALASEEQATGITQISKAMQNLDASTQQNAASAEEIAASAEEMSAQAAMLQAMVLNLQSIVNGAKNNEA